In one Bacteroidota bacterium genomic region, the following are encoded:
- a CDS encoding Gfo/Idh/MocA family oxidoreductase: MKKKPISRRQFVGQSAAASFGAMVLPRHILGGPGFLAPSDTLNIAAIGAGGMGASNMSALTSQNIVAICDVDDERVASSMRDREGKIREDRVELVKAYEKAKKYKDFRKMLENQKDIDAVVIATPDHTHAPAATMAMRMKKHVYVQKPLTYTVHEARVLRQVAKETGVVTQMGNQGHSHDDGRRLLELIWAGAIGPVHEAHIWTNRPIWPQGIPRPAKSEKVPKHLDWDLFLGPAKKVPYNPAYTPFTWRGWTDYGTGALGDMGAHLIDHAYWALDLKAPTSIEAAGSPYGGEDRASFPLATQVHYEFAQGYRDPIKLTWYDGGLLPRRPAAMPADAPINPTGGAILIGEKGVVVYDTYGHNPRLYPEILEKEYADVPQTLPRIAESHEMNWVNACKGMGEATCPFDYAGPLTETMLLGNAALKAGYGRKLFWDAKKGEFIGAPDANQYLHYEYRKGWVL, from the coding sequence ATGAAGAAGAAACCCATCTCCCGCCGGCAGTTTGTCGGCCAATCAGCTGCCGCGTCTTTTGGCGCTATGGTGCTGCCCCGTCATATTCTGGGCGGACCAGGATTCCTGGCACCAAGTGATACATTGAATATCGCCGCCATTGGCGCCGGCGGTATGGGTGCATCGAACATGAGCGCGCTCACCAGCCAGAATATTGTAGCCATCTGCGATGTTGATGATGAGCGCGTGGCGTCTTCGATGAGAGACCGGGAAGGTAAAATTCGCGAGGACCGGGTTGAACTGGTAAAAGCTTACGAAAAGGCGAAGAAGTATAAAGACTTCCGCAAGATGCTCGAAAATCAAAAAGACATCGATGCGGTAGTTATTGCAACGCCCGATCATACCCATGCGCCGGCAGCAACCATGGCGATGCGCATGAAAAAGCACGTATACGTCCAGAAACCGCTCACGTATACCGTACACGAAGCGCGTGTACTTCGGCAGGTAGCCAAAGAAACCGGGGTGGTCACACAGATGGGCAACCAGGGCCACTCCCACGACGACGGCCGGCGGCTACTTGAACTGATCTGGGCCGGCGCGATTGGCCCGGTACACGAAGCCCATATCTGGACCAACCGCCCCATCTGGCCACAGGGCATCCCGCGGCCTGCCAAGTCGGAAAAAGTGCCCAAACATCTCGATTGGGACCTTTTTCTCGGACCTGCCAAAAAAGTACCCTACAACCCTGCCTACACACCGTTTACCTGGCGGGGCTGGACCGACTACGGCACCGGTGCACTCGGCGACATGGGCGCGCACCTGATCGATCATGCCTATTGGGCGCTCGATTTGAAAGCACCAACATCCATTGAAGCCGCCGGCTCTCCGTACGGTGGCGAAGATCGGGCATCATTCCCGCTTGCCACGCAAGTGCACTACGAATTTGCCCAGGGATACCGGGATCCGATCAAGCTGACCTGGTACGATGGCGGCTTGCTGCCGCGCCGGCCTGCAGCCATGCCGGCAGACGCACCCATCAATCCGACAGGAGGCGCCATCCTGATTGGTGAGAAAGGTGTCGTCGTTTATGATACGTATGGCCACAACCCACGCCTCTATCCTGAGATTCTCGAAAAGGAATACGCAGACGTGCCGCAGACCCTGCCACGCATTGCGGAGAGCCATGAAATGAACTGGGTGAATGCCTGTAAAGGTATGGGAGAAGCCACGTGTCCGTTTGACTACGCCGGCCCGCTCACAGAAACGATGCTCCTTGGCAATGCCGCGTTGAAAGCCGGCTACGGCCGAAAGTTGTTCTGGGACGCCAAGAAAGGCGAGTTTATAGGCGCTCCCGATGCCAACCAGTATCTGCACTACGAATACCGCAAAGGCTGGGTATTGTAG